In Paenibacillus sp. FSL R7-0345, a single window of DNA contains:
- a CDS encoding HAMP domain-containing methyl-accepting chemotaxis protein, which produces MRFLVNQKVSVKIMGLVGLSIVFMVLVGFTGYHYLNKINDNAKQMYHNYMVPNELISQIITGNAQINTLQLQLMIPSNQTAARQKEINDSIAAIITGSTAAQKEIEATGMPDDVKQLYDTFKGLLPGSTEARDLMLGRLAANQPAEAYTIYEKQLTPIRTEIMNTLDSIKELNQNSAAALNESNKKEASSSKIELFLLLAASLLVCGTVSIVLSCMITRPLNNLKSLMLDAQNGDLSVNGSYSSKDELGVLTTGFNEMITSLRGIIAKIGEHSQMLSVSSEELLASSVQTAEASSHIAEEIQDVADGSAAQLSSSRECSLAMDEVSTGIQKVSESVTDISGVTSYTTEQAIQGSAKITTVSGQLDTILSTSQASAAVVRKLDNYSQEIGAIVGLIRGIAQQTNLLALNASIEAARAGEHGRGFAVVAEEVRKLAEQSNQSSGQIASILSEIQTLAQEAVGMMDKESSEITLGLAGMQEAKETFEQIVSFIQEVNLQLEDVSAAAQQISASSEEVSASLQVTEEIAGSSFSKTQNVAAASEQQMATMKDVEGVVKSLSEMAEELQELSARFKV; this is translated from the coding sequence ATGAGGTTTTTGGTCAATCAGAAGGTATCAGTAAAAATTATGGGGTTAGTCGGGTTATCTATCGTGTTCATGGTTCTTGTCGGATTTACAGGATACCACTACCTCAACAAAATCAATGATAACGCCAAGCAGATGTACCACAACTATATGGTTCCCAACGAGCTGATCAGCCAGATTATTACGGGCAACGCCCAGATTAATACGCTGCAGCTGCAGCTGATGATTCCTTCCAATCAGACAGCCGCACGGCAAAAGGAGATCAATGACTCAATCGCTGCAATCATTACCGGCAGCACCGCCGCCCAAAAAGAGATTGAAGCAACCGGGATGCCGGATGATGTAAAGCAGCTGTATGATACTTTCAAAGGATTGCTTCCGGGAAGCACCGAGGCCCGTGATCTCATGCTTGGCAGGCTTGCGGCTAATCAGCCGGCAGAAGCCTACACTATCTATGAAAAACAGCTGACTCCCATCCGGACTGAAATTATGAATACACTTGATTCTATTAAGGAGCTGAATCAGAATTCCGCTGCCGCGCTCAATGAGAGCAATAAAAAAGAAGCCTCTTCCAGCAAGATTGAGCTGTTCCTGCTGCTGGCAGCTTCACTGCTTGTGTGCGGTACCGTCAGTATTGTGCTCTCCTGCATGATTACCCGGCCGCTGAACAATCTCAAATCGCTTATGCTGGATGCCCAGAACGGCGATCTCTCTGTTAACGGCAGCTACAGCTCCAAGGATGAGCTTGGTGTGCTGACAACAGGATTCAATGAAATGATCACCAGTCTGCGGGGAATCATCGCGAAGATCGGTGAGCATTCCCAGATGCTGTCGGTAAGCTCGGAGGAGCTGTTGGCCAGCTCTGTGCAGACTGCTGAAGCCAGCAGTCATATCGCCGAAGAGATTCAGGATGTAGCTGACGGGTCGGCCGCACAGCTCAGCAGCTCCCGGGAATGCAGCCTGGCCATGGATGAGGTCTCAACCGGTATCCAGAAGGTTTCCGAGTCAGTGACAGACATCTCCGGTGTGACCAGCTATACTACCGAGCAGGCCATTCAAGGCAGCGCGAAAATCACTACCGTCAGCGGCCAGCTGGATACGATTCTCTCCACCTCCCAGGCGTCGGCAGCAGTAGTGCGCAAGCTGGATAATTACTCTCAGGAGATCGGGGCTATTGTAGGCCTGATCAGAGGCATTGCCCAGCAGACCAATCTGCTTGCCCTTAATGCATCCATCGAGGCTGCCCGCGCCGGCGAGCACGGACGTGGTTTTGCCGTTGTTGCCGAGGAGGTCCGTAAGCTTGCCGAGCAGTCCAACCAGTCTTCCGGACAGATTGCTTCCATACTATCGGAAATCCAGACACTCGCCCAGGAAGCTGTTGGCATGATGGACAAAGAGAGCAGCGAGATCACTCTTGGGCTTGCCGGTATGCAGGAAGCGAAAGAGACCTTTGAGCAGATTGTCAGCTTCATTCAGGAAGTGAACCTGCAGCTGGAGGATGTCTCTGCCGCCGCCCAGCAAATCTCGGCCAGCTCCGAGGAGGTCAGCGCTTCCCTGCAGGTTACGGAAGAAATCGCCGGCTCCTCCTTCAGCAAGACGCAGAACGTCGCGGCTGCCTCCGAGCAGCAGATGGCCACCATGAAGGATGTCGAAGGCGTAGTCAAATCGCTCAGCGAAATGGCGGAAGAGCTGCAGGAGCTGTCCGCCAGATTCAAAGTTTAA
- a CDS encoding succinylglutamate desuccinylase/aspartoacylase family protein produces the protein MSVKQHTLAPNTPFATPYYVISSIKPGPVFMIVSGIHGNEPASISAAQALARKFQHRELLLSRGKLIIVPLVNQRAYRRKSRGVPDLNRTFPHAASSRAGHPLSGALFALAKRHRPSWYLDLHEANGLSQHNPRRVGQTLMVSHGTRAAITAQRIVRTMNRSISVPSYRFNMKHRERAGTSRMAVQQLLGARAVTVETCWSLDFTVRVKYQQKIVRHFLKAAGMMD, from the coding sequence GTGTCCGTTAAACAGCATACACTTGCACCGAATACGCCGTTTGCCACTCCTTATTATGTTATAAGCAGCATAAAGCCCGGCCCGGTCTTTATGATTGTATCGGGCATTCACGGCAATGAGCCGGCCAGCATCTCTGCGGCCCAGGCGTTAGCGCGTAAATTTCAGCACAGGGAGCTGTTACTCAGCCGGGGCAAGCTGATTATAGTTCCGCTGGTGAATCAGCGGGCATACCGCAGGAAGAGCAGAGGTGTGCCGGATCTTAACCGTACCTTTCCGCATGCTGCTTCATCCCGGGCCGGACATCCGCTGTCCGGTGCCCTGTTTGCTCTGGCCAAACGCCACCGCCCGTCCTGGTATCTCGATCTGCATGAAGCGAACGGATTATCACAGCACAATCCGCGGCGTGTCGGCCAGACCCTGATGGTCAGCCACGGTACAAGAGCAGCTATCACAGCACAGCGGATTGTCCGCACCATGAACCGTTCGATCAGCGTACCTTCCTACCGTTTCAATATGAAGCATCGCGAACGTGCGGGCACCTCACGTATGGCTGTCCAGCAGCTGCTTGGGGCAAGAGCCGTTACGGTGGAAACGTGCTGGAGCCTGGATTTTACGGTGCGTGTGAAGTACCAGCAGAAGATTGTCCGCCATTTTTTGAAAGCAGCAGGGATGATGGACTGA
- a CDS encoding GrpB family protein, with amino-acid sequence MVIANSVVPVEVVPYNPEWKAEFSRIKARMLEIAGDLILAVEHVGSTSIVGLSAKPIIDLDLVMESYAVLPQIIERFKQYSYEYLGNQGIEGREVLNPTVKDGFMHYHLYVCPQDGKGYLEHIAFRDYLRSHPSAVEAYERVKLSLAQQFRLDREAYTNGKTAFVRSILDQAMN; translated from the coding sequence ATTGTTATCGCAAATTCTGTTGTTCCCGTTGAGGTCGTTCCGTATAATCCCGAATGGAAGGCTGAGTTTAGCAGAATCAAGGCACGGATGCTGGAGATTGCCGGTGACCTGATCCTTGCAGTAGAGCATGTAGGAAGCACTTCTATTGTAGGTTTGTCAGCCAAACCGATTATTGATCTGGATCTGGTGATGGAGAGTTATGCTGTTTTACCGCAGATTATTGAACGGTTCAAGCAGTACAGTTATGAGTACCTTGGAAATCAGGGGATTGAAGGCCGGGAAGTATTAAACCCTACCGTAAAAGACGGGTTCATGCACTATCATTTATACGTGTGCCCGCAGGACGGAAAAGGCTATCTGGAGCATATCGCTTTTCGTGATTATCTGCGTTCACATCCGTCAGCGGTGGAAGCCTACGAAAGGGTGAAGCTCTCGCTGGCGCAGCAGTTCCGCCTGGACCGGGAAGCCTATACAAATGGTAAAACAGCTTTTGTGCGCTCTATTCTGGACCAGGCAATGAACTAA
- a CDS encoding MFS transporter: protein MLVNKDLLPAAAPNGSEEISLMSQSASSVITSSGKGISRGLILLLAATSGLAVANLYYNQPLLADIGRTFGASSNAVGYVSMLTQVGYALGMLLFVPLGDIRERRTLISLLLIAVALSLVGFAVSPSLQWMYVASFAVGITTVVPQIIVPFSAQLAQPEERGKVIGTVMSGLLFGILLARTVSGIVGDFFGWRAMYWIAAALMLLLSVILYRLLPQTKPETSVSYKELLGSMVQLIRRYSTLREASLIGACMFGAFSVFWTSLAFYLEGPPYHYSSAIAGLFGLIGVAGAAGAPVVGRLADRVAPKRIIGLLILLTLLSFGLFGLAGLTIWSLIAGVIVLDLGVQGTQVSNQARIYALEPAARSRINTVFMVSTFAGGALGSTLGSYAWQHWGWNGVCWSGGLLVTAALAVWAVHRIIYRKAGLAVS, encoded by the coding sequence TTGTTAGTAAATAAAGATTTGCTGCCTGCTGCAGCACCTAATGGATCGGAGGAAATCAGCCTTATGTCCCAGTCAGCTTCATCTGTCATTACCTCTTCCGGGAAGGGGATCTCCAGAGGGTTAATCCTGCTTCTGGCCGCCACCTCAGGTCTTGCAGTAGCTAACCTGTATTACAATCAGCCACTGCTGGCGGATATCGGCCGCACGTTTGGCGCTTCATCGAACGCGGTTGGCTATGTCTCCATGCTCACACAAGTTGGCTACGCGCTGGGGATGCTGCTGTTTGTTCCGCTCGGAGACATCCGGGAACGGCGCACGCTGATCTCGCTGCTGCTGATCGCAGTTGCCCTGTCGCTGGTTGGCTTTGCGGTTTCTCCATCCCTGCAGTGGATGTATGTTGCAAGCTTTGCCGTCGGTATTACAACCGTGGTACCGCAGATTATTGTGCCGTTCTCGGCACAGCTCGCCCAGCCGGAAGAACGCGGCAAAGTGATTGGAACGGTCATGAGCGGGCTGCTGTTCGGCATTCTGCTGGCCCGCACCGTCTCAGGCATCGTTGGCGATTTCTTCGGCTGGCGGGCGATGTATTGGATCGCCGCTGCCCTGATGCTCCTGCTGTCGGTTATTCTGTACCGGCTGCTTCCGCAGACCAAGCCGGAAACCTCGGTCTCCTATAAGGAGCTGCTCGGGTCCATGGTCCAACTGATCCGGAGATACTCCACCTTGCGTGAAGCTTCACTGATCGGTGCCTGCATGTTCGGCGCGTTCAGTGTATTCTGGACCTCCCTGGCTTTTTATCTGGAGGGTCCGCCGTACCATTACAGCAGTGCAATCGCCGGCTTGTTCGGACTGATCGGTGTTGCAGGCGCGGCTGGTGCGCCGGTAGTCGGACGGTTGGCAGACAGAGTAGCACCCAAACGGATCATTGGTTTGCTGATTCTGCTGACCTTATTGTCCTTCGGGCTATTCGGCTTAGCTGGCCTGACCATCTGGAGCCTGATTGCCGGAGTTATCGTGCTTGATCTTGGCGTACAGGGAACCCAGGTCAGCAACCAGGCCCGGATTTACGCTCTGGAACCAGCCGCACGCAGCCGGATTAATACCGTGTTTATGGTTAGCACGTTTGCCGGTGGTGCACTGGGTTCCACGCTGGGCAGCTATGCCTGGCAGCACTGGGGCTGGAACGGTGTCTGCTGGAGCGGAGGCCTCCTGGTAACTGCAGCACTGGCTGTCTGGGCTGTGCACCGGATTATATACAGGAAAGCCGGGCTTGCGGTAAGCTGA
- a CDS encoding LacI family DNA-binding transcriptional regulator encodes MKKATMKDIARLANVSVATVSYVLNNVKNQTIPDPTRQSILAIAKELNYVPNLAARSLVVQRTGMVGILINKSPNLPYWKRQSHMTFADSLESRLTSAGYHTLIISLDPLNPAMDVIRERKLDAVFVVDVLDEMFYRISANFVDGVPLILIGSLINDRMFNQVNYNYPQALKTAVSSAAVPSCLIMESFHNTALTDWIRDSSGLATEDIYVAADAVRLSEELEVFLLRNHGKHVIVINEFLAKAVERTGLSSSLTALCTCGFPEIVQPDTEIIQFQNDRAQTAFELMVTLKSAPNDPAIAAGNQFLIDVAP; translated from the coding sequence ATGAAGAAAGCAACGATGAAGGATATCGCCCGGCTGGCTAACGTATCGGTGGCTACGGTCAGCTATGTGCTGAATAATGTTAAAAACCAGACCATTCCCGACCCCACCCGCCAGAGCATTCTTGCAATCGCTAAAGAGCTGAATTACGTCCCCAATCTGGCAGCGCGCTCTCTTGTTGTTCAGCGGACAGGCATGGTCGGTATTCTAATCAATAAATCTCCGAATCTCCCTTACTGGAAGCGTCAAAGCCATATGACTTTTGCAGATAGCCTGGAGTCGAGACTTACCTCTGCCGGTTATCATACCCTCATAATCAGCCTCGATCCGCTGAATCCGGCGATGGATGTCATCCGGGAGCGCAAGCTGGACGCCGTTTTTGTCGTGGATGTACTGGATGAGATGTTTTACCGGATTTCAGCTAATTTTGTGGATGGTGTGCCCCTGATTCTGATCGGCAGTCTGATTAACGACCGGATGTTTAATCAGGTGAATTATAATTACCCCCAGGCTCTTAAGACGGCTGTATCATCGGCGGCTGTTCCTTCCTGCTTAATTATGGAGAGCTTTCACAACACGGCACTTACCGACTGGATTAGGGACAGCTCAGGCCTTGCTACGGAAGATATTTATGTAGCGGCTGATGCGGTCAGGCTTTCTGAAGAACTCGAAGTCTTTTTGCTGCGGAACCATGGTAAGCATGTGATTGTAATTAATGAGTTTCTGGCAAAAGCGGTCGAACGCACCGGGCTCTCTTCCTCGCTTACGGCACTGTGCACCTGCGGATTTCCGGAAATTGTTCAGCCGGATACAGAGATCATTCAGTTTCAAAATGACCGGGCACAGACTGCCTTTGAACTAATGGTGACACTGAAATCTGCTCCGAATGACCCTGCAATCGCTGCCGGCAATCAATTTTTGATTGATGTTGCCCCTTAA
- a CDS encoding MFS transporter → MIPTAGGSSNVLPEGYRKYPVLHKNRTFLLLFTASTLSVLGNAFHALALSLWVLQATGSARMMSILTISNLLICSLLGSVTGTLADRMNRRTLIISSYLVQSFTVLAIAFTLTLESPSYLLIIILTGIVTAAGQFQAPAFQASLLPVVGKDSIQQAAGWMTLSENISRTLGYALGGIFVAAVGGAWAVFVDGITFLLACLLVAAAGSFAGHTADVQTAGSFKQDVIGGFRYIWSHAFARSITILLPVLTMFFLSCLMLTQVMAVQVWKATPFQFGLLESSIPLGYMLGSGMIILAGKRLKHRGIVVSASLVLLGPLYILLSVTSVMNAALPVILLIGFTFSFSTLLINIILRLEVPGELQGRMFGVLGSLMSVAPPLGLAVFSAGADVFGVSMVMGAAGVLLSLFGTAAVLTLKQIRRYK, encoded by the coding sequence ATGATTCCGACTGCCGGCGGTTCCAGCAATGTTTTGCCTGAAGGATATAGGAAATACCCCGTTTTGCACAAAAACAGGACTTTTCTTTTACTGTTTACTGCCAGCACACTCTCCGTCCTGGGTAATGCCTTTCATGCGCTGGCGCTCAGCCTGTGGGTGCTGCAGGCAACGGGCAGCGCGCGGATGATGAGCATCCTGACGATCAGCAACCTCCTGATCTGCTCCCTGCTGGGCAGCGTGACCGGTACTCTTGCCGACCGGATGAACCGCAGAACGCTGATTATAAGCTCCTATCTTGTCCAGAGCTTTACCGTGCTGGCCATAGCCTTCACGCTCACCTTGGAGTCTCCCTCCTATCTGCTCATCATTATTTTAACCGGAATCGTAACGGCAGCCGGCCAGTTTCAGGCCCCTGCCTTCCAGGCTTCCCTGCTCCCGGTTGTCGGAAAAGACTCCATACAACAGGCGGCAGGCTGGATGACCCTGTCAGAAAATATTTCCCGGACCCTCGGCTATGCCCTTGGCGGGATCTTCGTTGCAGCGGTCGGCGGAGCCTGGGCGGTATTCGTTGACGGGATTACGTTTTTGCTGGCTTGCCTTCTGGTTGCTGCAGCCGGTTCTTTTGCCGGCCATACCGCAGACGTGCAGACAGCCGGTTCCTTCAAACAGGATGTAATCGGAGGCTTCCGCTACATTTGGAGTCACGCTTTTGCCAGATCCATTACCATTCTGCTGCCGGTGCTCACGATGTTCTTCCTGTCCTGCCTGATGCTTACCCAGGTAATGGCCGTTCAGGTCTGGAAAGCGACGCCGTTTCAGTTCGGACTGCTGGAGAGCAGTATTCCGCTGGGCTATATGCTGGGTTCAGGGATGATTATTCTGGCGGGAAAAAGACTCAAGCACCGCGGCATCGTTGTGTCTGCAAGCCTGGTGCTGCTCGGTCCGCTCTATATCCTTCTGTCCGTCACCTCAGTGATGAACGCGGCTCTTCCTGTCATTCTGCTGATCGGCTTCACCTTCTCCTTCAGTACGCTGCTGATTAATATCATCCTCAGGCTGGAGGTGCCCGGAGAGCTGCAGGGGCGCATGTTCGGCGTATTGGGCTCGCTAATGAGTGTCGCCCCACCGCTCGGTCTGGCCGTGTTCTCAGCAGGTGCGGATGTTTTCGGAGTCTCCATGGTCATGGGCGCTGCAGGCGTATTGCTCAGCCTGTTCGGTACCGCCGCAGTGTTAACGCTCAAGCAGATACGGAGATATAAGTAA
- a CDS encoding GNAT family N-acetyltransferase encodes MNNYDDIMRYLRRNPLKNVTLLKMMTAYHQVMDSYLVEQAEHWGILLLLPADVFAYDRRVYPEADYVVLMDYNNPEVLPDLISRIPADANLVFKLQQEARIAVAPHFPLTQVRSFYSFSTTPGQIFKPDKEAIVSEQLDERLLPLWMENGYTPEELAQYFEDGAFSAAIFKELTPLSTCIVFRNGEQIWEIGAVHTAETGRRQGLAARIVKTALHHTLARGYIPRYQVQDINIASIRLAEAAGLTLAVKLEHWINYTPQQK; translated from the coding sequence TTGAACAATTACGATGATATCATGCGTTACCTGCGCAGAAATCCGCTGAAAAATGTGACACTGCTCAAAATGATGACGGCCTATCATCAGGTTATGGACAGCTATTTAGTGGAACAAGCAGAGCATTGGGGGATTCTGCTGCTGTTACCGGCTGATGTCTTTGCCTATGACAGGAGGGTATATCCGGAAGCGGATTATGTTGTACTCATGGATTACAACAATCCGGAAGTACTCCCTGATCTCATAAGCAGGATTCCCGCTGATGCCAACCTGGTGTTCAAGCTCCAGCAGGAAGCGAGGATTGCTGTCGCCCCTCATTTTCCGCTTACGCAGGTCCGCAGCTTTTATTCCTTCAGCACCACCCCCGGACAAATATTCAAACCGGATAAGGAAGCTATCGTCAGCGAACAGCTGGATGAACGCCTGCTGCCGCTCTGGATGGAGAACGGCTATACACCGGAAGAGCTTGCCCAATATTTTGAGGACGGCGCCTTCTCGGCAGCTATTTTCAAGGAATTGACTCCGCTCAGTACCTGTATCGTTTTCCGTAACGGGGAGCAGATCTGGGAGATCGGGGCAGTGCATACGGCGGAAACCGGCCGGAGACAGGGGCTGGCTGCCCGTATTGTCAAGACGGCGCTTCATCATACCTTGGCGCGCGGTTACATACCGAGATATCAGGTGCAGGATATCAATATAGCGTCCATCCGGCTTGCTGAAGCTGCCGGGCTTACTCTGGCAGTCAAGCTGGAGCACTGGATCAATTACACCCCGCAGCAGAAATAA
- a CDS encoding DUF4190 domain-containing protein gives MVSNRITIPPPPPPPAHTNGKSIASLVLGILSVITPYIGLLFGIVAIILSALSLKEIRNRHEGGRGLAIAGLVCGIVGTIIYALLILFFVVIILFAVGSGDSFSNYNSI, from the coding sequence ATGGTCAGCAACAGGATTACTATCCCCCCCCCGCCGCCTCCGCCGGCACACACGAACGGCAAATCGATTGCCTCACTGGTATTGGGGATTCTCTCCGTCATCACTCCTTACATCGGCCTTCTGTTCGGAATCGTGGCGATTATTTTGTCTGCACTCTCGCTGAAGGAGATTCGGAACCGTCATGAGGGCGGCCGGGGCCTGGCGATTGCTGGTCTGGTCTGCGGGATTGTCGGCACGATTATTTATGCGCTGCTCATCCTGTTTTTCGTGGTCATTATTTTGTTCGCAGTCGGATCAGGAGATTCGTTCAGCAACTACAATAGTATCTAG
- a CDS encoding response regulator, whose translation MNILIADDERVIREGIMRTIKHLYPEYEVYVAERAEEAVRLMDEQHIHIVLTDILMPGMSGLELMKMSRRRFPYVKWVVISAHSEFAYAQEAVRLGARDYLLKPIGKSKVQEIISSLTEEIQRDQDLTRQGERLRASLRFLREGVFQRLASGLDIGNLDLSPFIADYSSYYLMMVQLDPGEDGVRLEHYIVENVLSELVERHGRGFVVTYDRRSLLGLITLGAHSQIGPFLAELQEHLSHYLKIPFQLLHSGLSNDFSSVPQLVKRMREASASPAFELEPLKGSGEKAVEVALHYIREHYAEDLSLERMASVVFLNPAYFSQLFKQKTGQGYKEYVTSLRLEQAKLLLLNPKLKLAGIAERVGYQDVKHFTQMFRKRTGLTPTEYRQQANINIQLSKGNPAQ comes from the coding sequence GTGAACATACTTATCGCCGACGATGAACGGGTCATCCGTGAGGGCATTATGCGTACCATCAAGCATCTCTACCCTGAGTATGAGGTATATGTTGCGGAACGGGCCGAGGAAGCGGTCAGGCTGATGGATGAGCAGCATATTCACATTGTCCTGACCGATATTCTGATGCCGGGGATGAGCGGTCTGGAATTAATGAAGATGTCCAGGCGCAGATTTCCGTATGTGAAATGGGTAGTCATCTCCGCCCACAGCGAATTTGCCTATGCCCAGGAGGCCGTCCGGCTGGGTGCCAGGGATTATCTGCTCAAGCCGATCGGTAAAAGCAAGGTACAGGAGATAATCAGCAGTTTGACGGAGGAGATCCAGAGGGACCAGGATCTAACCAGACAGGGGGAGCGGCTGCGGGCCAGTCTGCGCTTCCTGCGGGAAGGTGTATTTCAGCGGCTGGCATCGGGCCTTGATATAGGCAACCTTGATTTGAGCCCTTTTATCGCGGATTACAGCAGCTATTATCTGATGATGGTGCAGCTTGATCCTGGTGAAGACGGGGTAAGGCTGGAGCATTATATCGTGGAAAATGTGCTGTCAGAGCTAGTTGAGCGGCACGGGCGCGGTTTTGTGGTCACCTATGACCGCCGGAGCCTGCTGGGTCTGATTACTTTAGGTGCTCATTCGCAGATTGGACCGTTTCTGGCGGAGCTGCAGGAGCATCTTAGCCATTATCTGAAAATCCCCTTCCAGCTGCTGCATTCCGGCTTAAGCAATGACTTCAGCAGCGTGCCGCAGCTGGTGAAGCGGATGCGGGAAGCCTCAGCTTCGCCGGCCTTTGAGCTGGAGCCGCTAAAGGGCAGCGGAGAGAAGGCGGTCGAGGTGGCACTGCACTATATCCGGGAGCATTATGCCGAGGATCTGTCCCTGGAGCGGATGGCTTCGGTCGTCTTTCTCAATCCGGCTTATTTCAGCCAGCTGTTCAAGCAGAAGACCGGACAGGGCTATAAGGAATATGTAACCTCACTCCGGCTGGAGCAGGCCAAGCTGCTGCTGCTGAATCCGAAGCTGAAGCTGGCCGGAATTGCCGAGCGGGTCGGTTATCAGGACGTGAAGCATTTTACACAGATGTTCCGCAAAAGGACCGGACTTACACCGACCGAATACCGCCAGCAGGCGAACATCAACATTCAGCTGTCCAAGGGGAACCCGGCGCAGTAA
- a CDS encoding sensor histidine kinase, with the protein MRNGFHSIHNRLFLLFLFCMSSILLSVSLLYYNRTTEQLHEKISDLSQKNVAQTAGLFTLLYKGYDALSKSLSNNFEMVRLLNEKTDEPAVAYINEQTITNIIGSIFYSRDDLVGIHVITDKGKIYNYGNYMNVVDPDYRATDWYKQLKASSGKMVWLGVYEHSLIDQVEDSPVFAFGRQIFDLNEHKPIGIVLYETNPEPVLDALDNLKLGEHSQVYLMSQDGRFVSSATDPTPAVENLPALPAYEKVMVKQEADRLIVASKLSFSGWWVMSITPDQDLNVELVELKRYLLIVISVLILVSTLIAFIVSRTISSPLKKVIREMRQVEVGNFRGMVKVSSYQEINILVAAFNRMVRRIEELIERVKLSSVSEKNAELHALQSQVNPHFLYNTLDMIYWMLDEEGNEQLGELVLSLSSMFRYSSHWEDGAEVTLAEELEQTGHYLAIISIRLEGRLQIVTDIRECWLGFKLPKMTVQPVIENAVKHGLEPLDRQGILKVYTCEEDNILKLVIEDNGNGMTEAELQRLLDSLDDRGPREPSKGGIGLQNLHRRLQHMFGDSYGLQIQSYPGTGTRVSILLPPAGEGDSIT; encoded by the coding sequence ATGCGAAACGGCTTTCATTCCATCCATAACCGGTTGTTTCTGCTGTTTCTTTTTTGCATGTCCAGTATTCTGCTTAGTGTCAGTCTGCTGTACTACAACCGGACAACGGAGCAGCTGCATGAAAAGATCAGTGATTTGTCGCAAAAGAACGTCGCTCAGACAGCCGGGCTGTTCACCCTGCTCTATAAGGGGTATGACGCGCTGTCGAAGTCACTCAGCAATAACTTTGAGATGGTGCGCCTGCTCAATGAGAAAACGGATGAACCGGCGGTGGCCTACATAAATGAACAGACAATTACGAATATCATCGGCTCTATTTTTTATTCGCGCGATGATCTCGTAGGTATTCATGTCATTACTGACAAGGGCAAAATCTATAATTACGGCAACTATATGAATGTGGTCGATCCGGACTACAGGGCAACGGACTGGTACAAGCAGCTAAAGGCTTCCTCCGGTAAAATGGTCTGGCTAGGCGTCTATGAGCATTCCCTGATCGATCAGGTGGAGGATAGTCCGGTATTCGCCTTCGGGCGGCAGATTTTTGACCTCAATGAGCATAAGCCGATCGGCATTGTGCTGTATGAGACCAATCCCGAGCCGGTGCTGGATGCGCTGGATAATCTGAAGCTCGGCGAGCACAGCCAGGTGTATCTGATGTCGCAGGACGGCCGGTTTGTCTCCTCCGCTACTGACCCTACTCCGGCGGTAGAGAATCTGCCAGCCTTGCCCGCCTATGAGAAAGTGATGGTGAAGCAGGAGGCGGACAGGCTGATTGTGGCCTCGAAGCTTTCTTTTTCAGGCTGGTGGGTCATGTCGATTACGCCGGATCAGGATCTCAATGTAGAGCTGGTCGAGCTGAAGCGTTATCTGCTGATTGTCATTTCGGTTCTGATCCTGGTGTCCACGCTGATTGCGTTTATCGTCTCAAGGACCATTTCCTCCCCCCTTAAGAAGGTTATCCGCGAAATGCGGCAGGTGGAGGTCGGGAATTTCCGCGGAATGGTCAAGGTGTCGTCCTATCAGGAGATCAACATTCTGGTTGCGGCCTTCAACCGGATGGTCCGGCGGATCGAAGAGCTGATTGAACGGGTGAAGCTGTCGTCTGTTAGTGAAAAGAACGCCGAGCTGCACGCGCTGCAGTCCCAGGTTAACCCGCATTTTCTGTATAACACGCTCGATATGATCTACTGGATGCTGGATGAGGAGGGCAACGAGCAGCTTGGTGAGCTGGTGCTTTCCCTGTCCTCGATGTTCCGTTACAGCAGCCACTGGGAGGACGGGGCCGAGGTGACGCTTGCGGAAGAGCTGGAGCAGACCGGCCATTATCTCGCCATCATCTCGATCCGCCTGGAAGGCAGGCTGCAGATTGTAACAGATATCAGGGAGTGCTGGCTGGGCTTCAAGCTGCCGAAGATGACGGTGCAGCCGGTTATTGAGAATGCGGTTAAGCATGGACTGGAGCCGCTGGACCGCCAGGGGATTCTCAAGGTGTATACCTGTGAAGAAGACAATATACTTAAATTAGTAATAGAAGATAACGGTAACGGCATGACAGAAGCCGAGCTGCAGCGGCTGCTGGATTCACTGGACGACAGAGGGCCAAGAGAACCAAGCAAAGGCGGCATCGGGCTGCAGAATCTGCACCGCCGTCTCCAGCATATGTTCGGGGACAGCTACGGGCTGCAGATTCAGAGCTATCCGGGGACGGGGACAAGAGTTTCCATTCTGCTGCCGCCCGCCGGGGAAGGAGATTCCATTACGTGA